One window of Nostoc sp. C052 genomic DNA carries:
- a CDS encoding sigma-70 family RNA polymerase sigma factor: MLVVPAKVSKANQLIGELESESDSYLVQQCLRGDTQSYGQLYRRHQQRVRSILYKLCTPASLDDVVQEVFLQAWKGLPKFRQTAKFSTWLYRIAWNVAYDQRQADVQRRTQLQILSEKTPTQQEAPELMNLHYQDLVQRGLANLSFDHRTILVLHDLEEVPQKEVAQILDIPLGTVKSRLFHARAAMRQFLQNQGVQL; encoded by the coding sequence GTGTTAGTTGTACCAGCCAAGGTTTCAAAAGCAAATCAATTGATTGGTGAATTAGAAAGCGAATCTGACAGTTATCTAGTACAGCAATGCCTACGAGGTGATACCCAAAGCTACGGTCAGCTTTACCGTCGCCATCAGCAAAGAGTCAGGTCAATCCTCTATAAACTCTGTACTCCTGCCAGCCTCGACGATGTGGTGCAGGAAGTATTTCTGCAAGCCTGGAAAGGATTGCCCAAGTTTCGCCAAACAGCAAAATTTTCCACTTGGCTGTACCGAATCGCTTGGAACGTCGCTTATGACCAGCGACAGGCAGATGTTCAAAGGCGAACTCAATTACAGATTCTCAGTGAAAAAACTCCTACCCAACAGGAAGCCCCAGAGTTAATGAATCTGCATTATCAAGACCTTGTGCAACGGGGACTAGCAAACCTAAGTTTTGACCATCGCACAATATTGGTTTTGCATGATTTGGAAGAAGTACCTCAAAAAGAGGTAGCACAAATTCTGGACATTCCCCTGGGAACAGTTAAGTCACGCCTATTCCATGCTCGTGCTGCTATGCGTCAATTTCTCCAAAACCAAGGGGTGCAGCTATGA
- a CDS encoding Spy/CpxP family protein refolding chaperone: MLIRRVSILAAAMIALGSTIALAKPTLISHQVIAQNPRAKSGGWLKDLNLTSQQLQQIKQIRNQSKQQIAQKSQEIRQGQQELHDLIAGTATKEQVRGKYNQINLLKQQLSDTQFENTLAIREILNPEQRQKFADRMYKKNPPAQHN, translated from the coding sequence ATGTTAATCCGTCGTGTTTCCATTTTGGCGGCGGCGATGATTGCCCTTGGTAGCACTATTGCTCTGGCCAAGCCAACTTTAATTTCACACCAAGTCATTGCCCAAAACCCCCGTGCTAAATCAGGGGGATGGCTCAAGGATTTAAACTTGACATCCCAGCAATTGCAACAGATTAAGCAAATTCGTAATCAATCTAAACAGCAGATAGCCCAAAAATCACAGGAAATCCGTCAAGGGCAACAGGAATTACACGATCTGATCGCAGGGACAGCTACTAAAGAGCAAGTGCGGGGTAAATATAACCAAATTAACCTTCTAAAGCAGCAGCTTAGTGATACCCAGTTTGAAAATACCCTTGCGATTCGGGAAATCTTGAACCCAGAGCAACGGCAGAAATTTGCCGATCGCATGTATAAGAAAAATCCTCCCGCACAGCACAATTAA
- a CDS encoding DNA-3-methyladenine glycosylase: MTLEETAAQTPELESLTEESLTRGLMVLANLDSDLAGILETLGPPPIWSREPGFATLLCIILEQQVSLAAAKAVFTRLCGVVGTLTTENFLTLDDAQLKGIGFSRQKILYCRGLANAVATGQLDLTKLAIMDETTIRTELKRLKGIGDWTVDIYLLMALQRPDVFPKGDLAIAIALQRLKKLATRPTPAQLEAMTQHWRPWRAVAARLLWHYYLSNANSAYSGSRLREVQP, encoded by the coding sequence ATGACATTGGAAGAAACAGCCGCACAAACACCTGAACTAGAATCATTGACTGAAGAAAGTCTGACCCGTGGTCTAATGGTGCTTGCCAATCTTGACAGCGATTTGGCTGGGATTTTAGAGACGCTGGGGCCTCCACCAATATGGTCAAGAGAACCGGGTTTTGCAACGCTTCTGTGCATAATTCTGGAACAGCAAGTTTCTTTAGCAGCGGCAAAGGCTGTATTTACTCGACTCTGTGGGGTTGTTGGAACTCTGACGACAGAAAACTTTCTGACATTGGATGATGCTCAATTAAAAGGGATTGGATTTAGTCGGCAAAAGATTCTATACTGTCGTGGGTTGGCGAATGCGGTTGCAACTGGTCAGCTTGACTTAACCAAGCTGGCAATAATGGATGAAACTACTATCAGAACTGAGTTAAAGCGCCTCAAAGGGATAGGGGACTGGACAGTTGATATTTATTTGCTAATGGCGCTGCAACGTCCTGATGTCTTTCCCAAAGGCGATTTAGCGATCGCGATCGCATTACAGCGACTCAAAAAATTGGCGACGCGTCCAACACCAGCACAGCTAGAAGCAATGACACAGCACTGGCGACCGTGGCGAGCAGTTGCGGCAAGACTTCTATGGCACTACTACCTAAGTAATGCTAATTCTGCTTATAGCGGTTCTCGTTTACGTGAGGTACAGCCGTAG